The Humulus lupulus chromosome 3, drHumLupu1.1, whole genome shotgun sequence genome window below encodes:
- the LOC133825608 gene encoding serine/threonine-protein kinase ZRK1-like has translation MLRKERKRHILENGGKLLEERIICCKDKCRCNPIRSFSAEQILRATNHFESDCSFYSCFKWYKCSIDGLPALIKKYKDSKALNAHRDIAISCQMSSHRNALKLLGCCLQFSRPTLVYEHAEFGPLNGRGGIGIDGNHPPLSWKMRLKVAIGIGNAIAYLHNAFSRPIINRDIKHSHIFLDKDYVPKFSDFSFSIIIPEGETHIEDDLIGTFGFVDPTYFATSLVTEHTDVYSFGVLLLVLITGKHAIDQIYLDEKQWIGDYVSSLVEKEQFKEILDSEILGGGGINEECTP, from the coding sequence ATGTTGAGGAAGGAAAGAAAGAGACATATTTTAGAGAATGGAGGAAAATTGCTGGAAGAGCGGATAATTTGTTGCAAAGATAAATGTAGATGTAACCCCATCCGGAGTTTTTCAGCTGAACAAATCCTGAGAGCTACAAATCACTTTGAATCTGATTGCAGCTTCTATAGTTGTTTTAAATGGTACAAGTGTAGCATCGATGGCCTCCCGGctctaattaaaaaatataaagatTCAAAAGCACTGAATGCACATCGTGACATCGCAATAAGTTGTCAAATGAGCAGCCATAGAAATGCTCTTAAACTACTAGGTTGTTGCCTTCAATTCTCTAGGCCAACATTAGTTTATGAACACGCAGAATTTGGACCTTTGAATGGAAGGGGAGGCATAGGTATTGATGGTAATCATCCACCCTTATCCTGGAAGATGAGGTTGAAGGTTGCAATAGGTATTGGAAATGCTATAGCTTATCTCCATAATGCATTTTCTAGGCCTATAATAAACAGGGacataaaacattcacatatcttTTTGGATAAAGATTATGTTCCCAAGTTTTCTGATTTTAGTTTCTCCATAATAATTCCTGAAGGGGAAACACATATTGAAGATGATTTGATAGGGACGTTTGGATTTGTTGATCCTACTTATTTTGCAACAAGCCTTGTCACAGAGCATACTGATGTTTACAGCTTCGGAGTTCTTCTGCTAGTCCTTATTACCGGAAAACATGCTATTGATCAAATTTATCTCGACGAAAAACAATGGATCGGCGATTATGTAAGTAGTTTGGTTGAGAAGGAACAGTTCAAAGAAATTTTGGATTCTGAAATTTTGGGAGGAGGAGGAATCAATGAAgagtgtacgccctaa